The proteins below come from a single Carassius carassius chromosome 11, fCarCar2.1, whole genome shotgun sequence genomic window:
- the abcb11a gene encoding bile salt export pump has product MKKNEGENSPGDSADKTTKSYKADDDADLKNGSDKTKEKVLTVGFFQLFRFATWKEVLMMVVGGVCSLVHGAASPLMLLVYGMMTNTFVDYELEVQELADPNKTCINNTITWLDGTVAERPDNSTTYCGVDIEAEMSKFALYYVGIGVGVLILSYFQIALWVSAAARQIQRIRKMYFRKIMCMEIGWFDCNSIGELNTRISDDINKINSAIADQVSIFIERISTFIFGFMVGFIGGWKLTLVVIAVSPLIGLAAGLMAMAVARLTGRELKAYAKAGAVADEVLSSLRTVAAFGGEHKEAERYDRNLVEAQAWGIKKGAIIGVFQGYLWCIIFLCYALAFWYGSKLVIETKELTPGGLVQVFFGVLMGAMNLGQASPCLEAFASGRAAAKSIFDTIDREPEIDCFSEEGHTLDKVKGDIEFHNVHFNYPSRPEVKILDDLNVVVKAGETTAFVGPSGSGKSTVIQLIQRFYDPKEGMVTLDGHDIRSLNIQWLRSLIGIVEQEPVLFATTIAENIRYGRPGVTMEEIIDAAKQANAYNFITDLPQKFDTLVGEGGGQMSGGQKQRIAIARALVRNPRILLLDMATSALDNESEAIVQEALDKARQGRTTISIAHRLSTIRNADVLVGFEHGHAVERGTHSQLLDRKGVYFTLVTLQNQGKDTDSDKPENTPEMNLTEEDGFEKARSFSRGSYESSLRRSLRQRSHSQMSNKIPDAISGKFEIHSDRYEMEEVEANNKKSKGEDEEVIEAAPVARILKYNRPEWPYMLLGSLGAAINGSVNPIYALLFSEILGTFSNQDLDEQRRQINGICILFVSIGVLSFFSQFLQGYSFAKSGELLTRRLRKVGFQAMLKQEMGWFDNPFNSPGALTTRLATDASMVQGATGSQIGMIVNSLTNIGASFIIAYYFSWKLSLVVTCFLPLIGLSGVFQAKMLTGFAHEDKNALEAAGQVSSEALSNIRTIAGLAKEKHFVSQYEEQLQTPYKGAKKKAHVYGICFAFAQCVIFMAFAASFRYGGYLVSNEGLPYMMVFRVISALVTSATALGRASSFTPDYAKAKIAAAQIFKLLDRVPKINVSETEGQSWDDFKGQIEFKVCRFTYPSRPDVQVLRGLEVSVRPGQTLAFVGSSGCGKSTSVQLLERFYDPDEGQVLIDGRPSASISVPFLRSQIGIVSQEPVLFDCSIAENIQYGDNSRTVSMKEVIEAAKKAYLHDFVMTLPDKYETQVGAQGSQLSRGQKQRIAIARAIVRNPKILLLDEATSALDTESEKVVQAALDEARQGRTCIVIAHRLSTIQTADIIAVMSQGMVIEKGTHEELMARKAAYYKLVTTGAPIS; this is encoded by the exons ATGAAGAAGAATGAAGGTGAAAACTCTCCCGGGGACAGTGCAGATAAAACCACGAAATCATACAAAGCTGATGATG ATGCTGACCTCAA GAATGGCAGTGACAAAACCAAAGAGAAAGTGCTGACCGTTGGATTCTTTCAGCTG TTCCGCTTTGCCACATGGAAGGAGGTCTTGATGATGGTGGTGGGAGGTGTGTGCTCTCTGGTCCACGGCGCCGCGTCTCCTCTCATGCTGCTGGTGTACGGCATGATGACCAACACCTTCGTGGACTATGAGCTTGAGGTGCAGGAACTGGCCGACCCGAACAAAACCTGCATTAACAACACCATCACCTGGCTGGACGGGACTGTGGCCGAGCGGCCGGACAACAGCACCACGTACTGTGG GGTGGATATTGAAGCTGAAATGTCCAAGTTTGCATTGTACTATGTTGGAATTGGAGTTGGAGTCCTTATTCTGAGTTACTTTCAG ATCGCTCTCTGGGTTTCTGCTGCTGCCAGACAGATCCAGCGCATCAGGAAAATGTACTTCAGGAAGATAATGTGTATGGAGATCGGCTGGTTTGACTGCAACTCCATCGGGGAGCTGAACACGAGGATATCTGA TGACATCAACAAAATCAACAGCGCTATTGCAGACCAGGTGTCAATCTTCATTGAGAGGATCTCAACATTCATATTTGGCTTCATGGTGGGATTCATCGGCGGATGGAAGCTGACGCTGGTGGTGATAGCAGTGAGTCCTCTCATAGGACTGGCTGCAGGACTCATGGCGATG GCTGTGGCGAGGCTGACGGGTCGTGAGTTGAAGGCCTATGCTAAAGCAGGAGCAGTGGCTGATGAAGTCCTATCCTCTCTGAGAACTGTGGCTGCTTTTGGAGGAGAGCACAAAGAGGCAGAGAG GTATGACAGGAACCTTGTGGAGGCCCAGGCGTGGGGAATTAAGAAGGGAGCGATCATCGGTGTGTTTCAGGGTTACCTTTGGTGCATCATATTCCTGTGTTACGCTCTGGCTTTCTGGTACGGCTCAAAACTGGTCATTGAAACTAAGGAGCTCACACCCGGTGGCCTCGTTCAG GTGTTCTTTGGTGTTCTTATGGGTGCCATGAATCTGGGCCAGGCCTCTCCTTGTCTTGAGGCCTTTGCCTCTGGTCGGGCCGCAGCCAAGAGTATATTTGACACTATTGACAGG GAACCAGAAATTGATTGCTTCTCAGAAGAAGGTCATACGTTGGACAAAGTTAAAGGTGACATTGAATTCCACAACGTTCACTTCAACTATCCCTCCCGTCCTGAAGTGAAA ATATTAGATGACTTGAATGTTGTGGTTAAAGCTGGCGAGACGACTGCATTCGTTGGACCCAGTGGATCAGGAAAGAGCACAGTAATCCAACTCATTCAGAGGTTCTACGACCCAAAAGAAGGAATG GTCACCCTGGATGGTCATGACATCAGAAGCCTAAATATCCAGTGGTTGCGTTCCCTTATTGGCATAGTGGAACAAGAGCCTGTTCTGTTCGCCACCACGATCGCGGAGAACATCCGATACGGCCGTCCTGGAGTCACCATGGAGGAGATTATAGATGCTGCCAAACAGGCCAATGCTTACAACTTCATCACGGATCTTCCTCAG AAATTTGACACATTGGTGGGTGAAGGTGGGGGTCAGATGAGTGGGGGGCAGAAACAAAGGATCGCCATTGCTCGAGCGCTGGTCAGGAATCCCAGAATCCTTCTGTTAGACATGGCCACATCAGCACTGGATAACGAAAGTGAGGCTATAGTACAGGAAGCCTTGGACAAG GCTCGACAGGGAAGGACGACTATCAGCATTGCACACCGTCTGTCCACCATCCGTAACGCCGATGTTCTTGTGGGCTTTGAGCATGGACACGCTGTAGAGAGAGGCACACACAGCCAGTTACTGGACAGAAAGGGAGTTTACTTTACCTTGGTCACACTCCAGAATCAAGGGAAGGATACAGACAGTGATAAACCAGAGAACA CTCCTGAGATGAACTTGACAGAGGAGGATGGATTTGAGAAAGCAAGGAGCTTCAGCAGAGGAAGTTATGAGAGCTCCTTAAG GCGTTCTCTGAGACAGCGCTCACATTCtcagatgtcaaacaaaatcccGGATGCCATATCTGGAAAATTCGAAATCCACTCAGACCGATATGAAATGGAGGAGGTTGAAGCAAACAACAAG AAAAGCAAGGGTGAGGATGAAGAGGTCATTGAAGCGGCTCCTGTGGCACGAATCCTGAAGTATAACCGTCCTGAGTGGCCGTATATGCTCCTGGGCTCTTTAGGTGCTGCTATTAATGGATCTGTCAACCCCATCTATGCTCTTTTATTCAGTGAAATCCTTggg ACATTCTCCAATCAAGACCTGGATGAACAAAGGAGGCAGATAAATGGGATTTGTATTTTGTTTGTCAGCATAGGAGTCCTGAGCTTCTTTTCACAGTTCTTACAG GGCTACTCTTTTGCCAAATCAGGAGAGCTGCTGACTCGCAGGCTGAGGAAGGTTGGATTTCAGGCAATGTTGAAGCAAGAGATGGGCTGGTTCGACAACCCCTTTAACAGTCCTGGTGCTCTGACTACCAGACTAGCCACGGACGCCTCAATGGTGCAGGGG GCTACAGGCTCACAGATCGGCATGATCGTGAATTCACTGACCAACATTGGTGCTTCCTTCATAATTGCATATTACTTCAGCTGGAAACTGAGTCTAGTGGTCACCTGCTTCCTTCCTCTCATCGGCCTGTCTGGAGTCTTTCAGGCTAAAATGCTGACAGGATTTGCTCACGAGGATAAAAATGCACTGGAGGCTGCTGGGCAG GTGTCCAGTGAAGCTCTGAGCAACATCAGGACCATCGCCGGTTTAGCCAAAGAGAAACACTTTGTGTCTCAATATGAAGAGCAACTGCAAACACCATATAAAGGGGCAAAGAAAAAAGCTCATGTTTATGGCATCTGTTTTGCATTCGCCCAGTGTGTCATTTTCATGGCCTTTGCTGCCTCTTTTAGATACGGTGGCTATCTGGTCAGTAACGAGGGACTTCCATACATGATGGTATTCAG AGTCATTTCAGCTCTGGTGACCAGTGCCACTGCACTTGGCAGAGCTTCATCCTTCACTCCAGACTACGCCAAGGCCAAGATTGCTGCGGCCCAGATTTTCAAACTGTTGGACAGGGTTCCCAAAATTAACGTCAGCGAAACAGAAGGACAAAGTTGG GATGACTTTAAGGGCCAAATAGAATTCAAAGTGTGCAGGTTCACGTATCCCAGCAGGCCAGACGTCCAGGTTTTAAGGGGGCTGGAGGTGTCAGTACGTCCAGGACAGACTCTTGCTTTTGTGGGCAGCAGCGGCTGCGGGAAAAGCACCAGCGTTCAACTGCTGGAGCGATTCTACGACCCCGATGAAGGACAAGTG CTGATCGATGGACGTCCATCTGCGAGCATCAGTGTGCCTTTCCTGAGGTCTCAGATCGGCATCGTATCCCAGGAGCCAGTGCTGTTTGACTGCAGTATTGCAGAGAATATCCAGTATGGTGATAATTCTCGTACCGTGAGCATGAAGGAGGTTATAGAGGCTGCAAAGAAGGCCTATCTGCACGATTTTGTGATGACACTACCTGAT AAATATGAAACTCAGGTCGGTGCTCAAGGCTCTCAGCTGTCCCGCGGTCAGAAACAGCGCATAGCGATCGCAAGGGCCATCGTCAGAAACCCTAAAATCCTGCTGCTGGATGAGGCCACGTCTGCTCTGGATACTGAGAGTGAGAAG GTTGTTCAAGCAGCTCTGGATGAGGCCCGTCAGGGACGCACGTGTATCGTCATTGCTCACAGGCTTTCCACCATTCAGACTGCTGACATCATCGCTGTGATGTCACAGGGCATGGTAATCGAGAAAGGGACCCACGAGGAGCTCATGGCCAGGAAAGCAGCATACTACAAACTTGT